In Phyllopteryx taeniolatus isolate TA_2022b chromosome 13, UOR_Ptae_1.2, whole genome shotgun sequence, the following are encoded in one genomic region:
- the lrrc9 gene encoding leucine-rich repeat-containing protein 9 isoform X5: MQSTSGQKGAAQNNEKPCSDEDVVRELCMANGLSYDDLAEEGPSVTSLEVILSGFPQMVGLSFFPMLRQLQIVGQGIKRIEGLESCPLLQELWVVECKLTKISGLHHCPGLKKLYLYDNKISEIKNLKLLVSMEVLWLNNNYISQIQGLKTLQNLQELNLANNNIQKIGDSLVNNVNLHTFNLSGNKISSFKELTCLTCLSQLRDLALSDFTTTPNPVCRLCNYATHVTYHLPSLLFLDTYDVSSTQINEVAESTVMKKMMFYNMRARTARRNLTETLLHLLKKKNASLESPKESIRSLNYTLKNLERSLCKKSFEDAYSHTTEDLSTKGDSCDPSAEQILRKIEVLQQRLAIWTRRLHEIESWHQHHLSQATQMMEDTVHFMSTELHSFGNIRLEEGSATDPWFTSCRDLLLSRFSLADYMSHGITGIRINRVVRIHNSGLRLRFKDKLHTLLAREDSVTLAQNYKRLLEHLFHVSDSHQKDEDVLSIVEEGFKSAKEYKALGKEAAVPLSNSLIVSEQPRIEYLLRHAEQACSKRRTDTIPFISGRIIVSKVFLGQSVPITEGELVHRRTYPRACSVYRSVHTKHRDGVYTTIPKGRQWFVFDNDLVLPEYMICFEYLTGGSEQRTSLDDCMDVLDPPTYDTSLDKEAVDMEPTPDPQPMLLNWNMEVLLNVSGASVLSDITVLNLHNNNLSSLREISSLTALRHLTLSFNELTSLSDIAHMPSLEILDASFNQLVSLESLQGLKQLKHLDVSWNKLTNVSKESTVLKIHTPALQILETQHNPWTKPEEVRMTILSFVTTLTKLDDTLVTEEEVADAVRKTTRTIINQEIIIVCSHTKNEQPRSLRLMSTTQLLSELILPPSDLSQDLQPDWASKITSLNLDNQKICQMSHLEALVNLRWASFNNNYICEVEGLDCCSSLEELSLNNNNIGTFNGLSNLQSLNKLSMDGNQLSSLDASVLDQLHNLIFLSVENNLITSLDGIHKCHALMELYAGNNHISVSRDIYYLKVLESLIILDLFGNPLSENFKNYRIYVVFHLPSLKALDGRAVDPAEYENAKAMFGGRLTPDLVAEKLGHSNYASITYLTLHSCSIRSVDLSPTDLFFNLHSINLDHNNLTCFSGLIHLPNVKVLCLNYNRVESILPRQKTFLTNRQMLHNKVHSSGYGQQSLCKGSRPLAPAIILEPLMSSLEVLHLSYNGISNMANLELSRLTNLKTLFLQGNEISQVEGLEGLHQLRELVLDRNRIRALYENSFISQNVLLELHLTENRIRELNHLYPLVELRKLYLAMNKLQDISELDKLEVLPSLTELSVVGNPLQVLDGMTVTMEERTRAEITDATQCEECCGVSGLETNLPGLMTYMPVKGMSMTGLQSLIHGHDMLPSNKDEPQVQYTSKYKKSTEKNPSNLHAEVTSRHSRKAKNNSIAPCPLPHGK, from the exons ATGCAGTCAACTTCTGGGCAGAAAGGTGCggcacaaaataatgaaaagccATGCAGTGATGAGGATGTGGTCAGAGAGCTG TGCATGGCCAATGGACTCTCCTATGATGACCTAGCTGAAGAGGGGCCCAGTGTCACCTCCCTGGAGGTCATCTTGAGTGGTTTTCCTCAGATGGTTGGCCTCTCCTTCTTCCCAATGCTCCGGCAGCTTCAAATAGTGGGCCAGGGCATAAAGCGCATCGAGGGACTGGAAAGCTGTCCCTTACTCCAAGAGCTCTGGGTAGTCGAGTGTAAGCTGACT AAAATATCTGGACTGCACCATTGTCCTGGGCTAAAGAAACTCTACTTGTATGATAATAAAATCAGTGAAATCAAGAATTTAAAGTTGCTCGTCAGCATGGAAGTCCTGTGGCTCAACAATAATTACATATCTCAGATACAG GGCTTGAAGACTCTTCAGAACCTGCAAGAACTAAACCTTGCTAACAATAATATACAAAAGATCG GGGACAGCCTTGTTAACAACGTCAACCTTCACACCTTCAATCTGTCCGGCAACAAGATCAGCTCCTTCAAG GAGCTGACCTGTCTGACCTGTCTGTCCCAACTGAGAGATCTGGCGCTGAGTGACTTCACGACCACCCCGAACCCAGTGTGTCGCCTGTGTAACTATGCCACACACGTGACGTACCACTTGCCCTCGCTCTTGTTCCTCGACACCTACGACGTCTCAAGCACGCAAATCAACGAAGTAGCCGAG TCCACTGTAATGAAGAAGATGATGTTTTACAACATGCGTGCACGCACCGCTCGGAGGAATCTGACAGAGACTCTTCTTCACCTTCTCAAGAAGAAAAACGCCTCGTTGGAGTCACCTAAGGAAAGCATTCGGTCACTCAATTACACCTTAAAAAAT CTTGAACGTTCTCTTTGTAAGAAGTCTTTCGAAGATGCATACAGTCACACGACGGAAGATTTAAGCACGAAAGGTGACAGCTGTGACCCCTCTGCCGAGCAAATACTGAGAAAGATTGAAGTACTACAGCAGAGACTGGCTATTTGGACCAGGAGGCTGCATGA aATAGAAAGCTGGCATCAACACCATCTGTCCCAAGCCACACAAATGATGGAGGACACAGTGCACTTTATGTCGACGGAGCTCCACAGTTTTGGAAATATTCGCCTGGAGGAAGGCAGCGCCACAGACCCATG GTTCACTTCCTGTCGTGACCTCCTGCTCTCTCGCTTTTCTCTCGCCGACTACATGAGTCACGGCATCACTGGCATCAGGATCAACAGAGTTGTCCGCATCCACAATAGCGGGCTGAGGCTTCGCTTTAAGGACAAACTTCATACTCTGCTGGCCAGGGAGGATTCAGTCACCTTGGCACA GAATTATAAGAGGCTGCTTGAGCACTTGTTCCACGTTAGCGACTCGCACCAAAAAGATGAGGACGTGTTGAGCATCGTCGAGGAAGGCTTCAAATCAGCAAAAGAATATAAG GCCCTCGGAAAAGAAGCAGCAGTGCCTTTATCCAACAGCCTGATTGTGAGCGAACAGCcaagaattgaatatttactgCGCCATGCTGAGCAAGCGTGTTCCAAGAGAAGAACAGATACAATCCCTTTCATATCCG GCAGAATTATCGTTTCCAAGGTGTTTCTGGGCCAGAGTGTGCCAATCACAGAGGGAGAACTGGTGCACAGAAGAACATATCCCCGCGCTTGCTCTGTATATCGCAGTGTGCACACCAAGCATCGAG aTGGAGTATACACTACCATTCCCAAAGGAAGGCAGTGGTTTGTCTTTGACAATGACCTCGTCTTGCCCGAGtacatgatttgttttgaaTATCTCACTGGA GGCAGTGAACAGCGTACATCACTAGACGACTGCATGGATGTCCTTGACCCTCCGACCTATGACACCTCACTGGACAAAGAAGCTGTCGACATGGAGCCGACACCGGACCCGCAGCCCATGTTGTTAAATTGGAATATGGAAGTTCTCCTAAATGTGTCCGGTGCCAGTGTCCTTAGTGACATCACT GTGCTCAACCTTCACAACAACAATCTGAGCAGCCTAAGGGAGATTTCGTCCCTCACGGCTCTGCGCCATCTCACCCTCAGCTTCAATGAGCTCACCAGCCTCAGTGACATCGCTCACATG CCCAGTCTTGAGATTTTAGATGCCAGCTTCAACCAGCTTGTGAGCCTTGAAAGTCTGCAGGGCTTAAAACAGCTCAAACATCTTGACGTTAGCTGGAACAAGTTGACCAACGTCAGCAAAGAGTCCACTGTGCTCAAAATACACACACCTGCCCTGCAAATACTGGAAACACAACACAACCCATGGACAAAG CCAGAGGAAGTCCGAATGACCATACTGAGTTTTGTGACGACTCTCACAAAACTGGACGACACACTGGTTACAGAGGAAGAAGTTGCGGATGCTGTTCGCAAGACTACTAGAACCATTATCAACCAG gaaattattattgtttgctcACATACCAAAAACGAACAGCCCCGTAGTCTCAGACTGATGTCAACAACTCAGCTCCTTTCTGAGCTCATCCTGCCACCCAGTGACCTCAGCCAAGACCTGCAGCCAGACTGGGCCTCCAAG ATAACCTCTCTGAACCTTGACAACCAGAAGATTTGTCAGATGAGCCATCTGGAGGCCCTTGTCAACCTGCGCTGGgcttcatttaataataattacatctGCGAAGTTGAAGGGCTAGACTGCTGCTCTAGTCTGGAAGAGCTCTCCctcaataacaacaacatcGGCACATTCAACG GTCTCTCAaatctgcagagtttgaacaAACTCAGCATGGATGGTAATCAGCTGTCCAGTCTGGACGCCTCTGTCCTCGACCAGCTACACAATTTGATCTTCCTGTCTGTGGAGAACAATCTCATCACTTCCCTGGATGGCATCCACAAATGCCATGCTCTTATGGAGCTCTACGCTGGCAACAATCACATTTCTGTGTCGAGAGATATCTACTATCTCAAG GTGTTGGAAAGCCTTATCATCTTGGATCTGTTTGGGAATCCGTTATCAGAGAACTTCAAGAACTATCGTATTTATGTGGTGTTCCACCTGCCGTCTCTGAAGGCCCTGGATGGACGTGCAGTC gatCCAGCTGAATATGAAAATGCAAAGGCTATGTTTGGAGGACGACTCACACCAGACTTGGTAGCAGAAAAATTGGGCCATTCAAACTACGCCAGCATCACCTACCTCACGCTGCACTCCTGCTCCATCAG gAGTGTGGACCTGTCTCCAACAGACCTGTTCTTCAACCTACACAGTATCAACTTAGACCACAACAACCTCACCTGCTTTTCAGGCCTAATCCACCTTCCTAATGTCAAA GTCTTGTGTTTAAACTATAACCGCGTCGAGTCCATCCTCCCGAGGCAGAAGACATTTCTAACAAACAGACAGATGTTACACAATAAAGTGCACTCCAGTGGCTACGGGCAACAAAGTTTATGCAAAGGGAGCAG GCCCCTTGCGCCGGCCATCATCCTGGAGCCTCTGATGAGCAGCCTGGAGGTGCTGCATTTAAGTTACAATGGCATCTCCAATATGGCCAATCTGGAGCTCAGCAGGCTCACCAATCTTAAGACGCTCTTCCTTCAAG GGAATGAGATCAGCCAGGTGGAAGGTTTGGAGGGTCTCCATCAGCTCAGGGAGTTGGTGTTAGACAGGAACCGGATAAGGGCCCTGTACGAGAACTCTTTCATCTCCCAGAATGTCCTGCTGGAACTGCACCTTACAGAGAATCGCATCCGGGAGCTGAACCATCTCTATCCGCTCGTGGAGCTCCGCAAGCTTTACCTCGCCATGAACAAGCTTCAG GACATCTCAGAGCTTGATAAACTTGAGGTTCTTCCCTCGCTGACGGAACTTTCTGTTGTTGGCAATCCG TTGCAGGTCCTGGATGGCATGACCGTTACCATGGAGGAGAGAACCAGAGCTGAAATTACAGACGCAACA CAATGTGAGGAGTGCTGTGGAGTTTCCGGCCTTGAAACGAACCTGCCTGGACTGATGACCTACATGCCTGTCAAAGGAATGAGCATGACCGGACTACAGAGCCTCATTCACGGACACGACATGCTCCCGAGTAACAAGGATGAACCTCAAGTTCAGTACACCTCCAAGT ACAAGAAGTCCACAGAGAAAAATCCTTCAAATTTACATGCCGAGGTGACCTCCAGACACTCCcgaaaagcaaaaaacaactcGATAGCGCCGTGTCCTCTTCCCCATGGGAAATGA
- the lrrc9 gene encoding leucine-rich repeat-containing protein 9 isoform X1, translating into MQSTSGQKGAAQNNEKPCSDEDVVRELCMANGLSYDDLAEEGPSVTSLEVILSGFPQMVGLSFFPMLRQLQIVGQGIKRIEGLESCPLLQELWVVECKLTKISGLHHCPGLKKLYLYDNKISEIKNLKLLVSMEVLWLNNNYISQIQGLKTLQNLQELNLANNNIQKIGDSLVNNVNLHTFNLSGNKISSFKELTCLTCLSQLRDLALSDFTTTPNPVCRLCNYATHVTYHLPSLLFLDTYDVSSTQINEVAESTVMKKMMFYNMRARTARRNLTETLLHLLKKKNASLESPKESIRSLNYTLKNLERSLCKKSFEDAYSHTTEDLSTKGDSCDPSAEQILRKIEVLQQRLAIWTRRLHEIESWHQHHLSQATQMMEDTVHFMSTELHSFGNIRLEEGSATDPWFTSCRDLLLSRFSLADYMSHGITGIRINRVVRIHNSGLRLRFKDKLHTLLAREDSVTLAQNYKRLLEHLFHVSDSHQKDEDVLSIVEEGFKSAKEYKALGKEAAVPLSNSLIVSEQPRIEYLLRHAEQACSKRRTDTIPFISGRIIVSKVFLGQSVPITEGELVHRRTYPRACSVYRSVHTKHRDGVYTTIPKGRQWFVFDNDLVLPEYMICFEYLTGGSEQRTSLDDCMDVLDPPTYDTSLDKEAVDMEPTPDPQPMLLNWNMEVLLNVSGASVLSDITVLNLHNNNLSSLREISSLTALRHLTLSFNELTSLSDIAHMPSLEILDASFNQLVSLESLQGLKQLKHLDVSWNKLTNVSKESTVLKIHTPALQILETQHNPWTKPEEVRMTILSFVTTLTKLDDTLVTEEEVADAVRKTTRTIINQEIIIVCSHTKNEQPRSLRLMSTTQLLSELILPPSDLSQDLQPDWASKITSLNLDNQKICQMSHLEALVNLRWASFNNNYICEVEGLDCCSSLEELSLNNNNIGTFNGLSNLQSLNKLSMDGNQLSSLDASVLDQLHNLIFLSVENNLITSLDGIHKCHALMELYAGNNHISVSRDIYYLKVLESLIILDLFGNPLSENFKNYRIYVVFHLPSLKALDGRAVDPAEYENAKAMFGGRLTPDLVAEKLGHSNYASITYLTLHSCSIRSVDLSPTDLFFNLHSINLDHNNLTCFSGLIHLPNVKVLCLNYNRVESILPRQKTFLTNRQMLHNKVHSSGYGQQSLCKGSRPLAPAIILEPLMSSLEVLHLSYNGISNMANLELSRLTNLKTLFLQGNEISQVEGLEGLHQLRELVLDRNRIRALYENSFISQNVLLELHLTENRIRELNHLYPLVELRKLYLAMNKLQDISELDKLEVLPSLTELSVVGNPVARNSLHRPAVMRSLSQLQVLDGMTVTMEERTRAEITDATDSLICGTTSNLITNPVPRVWLKWTHRGDNSGETQAQCEECCGVSGLETNLPGLMTYMPVKGMSMTGLQSLIHGHDMLPSNKDEPQVQYTSKYKKSTEKNPSNLHAEVTSRHSRKAKNNSIAPCPLPHGK; encoded by the exons ATGCAGTCAACTTCTGGGCAGAAAGGTGCggcacaaaataatgaaaagccATGCAGTGATGAGGATGTGGTCAGAGAGCTG TGCATGGCCAATGGACTCTCCTATGATGACCTAGCTGAAGAGGGGCCCAGTGTCACCTCCCTGGAGGTCATCTTGAGTGGTTTTCCTCAGATGGTTGGCCTCTCCTTCTTCCCAATGCTCCGGCAGCTTCAAATAGTGGGCCAGGGCATAAAGCGCATCGAGGGACTGGAAAGCTGTCCCTTACTCCAAGAGCTCTGGGTAGTCGAGTGTAAGCTGACT AAAATATCTGGACTGCACCATTGTCCTGGGCTAAAGAAACTCTACTTGTATGATAATAAAATCAGTGAAATCAAGAATTTAAAGTTGCTCGTCAGCATGGAAGTCCTGTGGCTCAACAATAATTACATATCTCAGATACAG GGCTTGAAGACTCTTCAGAACCTGCAAGAACTAAACCTTGCTAACAATAATATACAAAAGATCG GGGACAGCCTTGTTAACAACGTCAACCTTCACACCTTCAATCTGTCCGGCAACAAGATCAGCTCCTTCAAG GAGCTGACCTGTCTGACCTGTCTGTCCCAACTGAGAGATCTGGCGCTGAGTGACTTCACGACCACCCCGAACCCAGTGTGTCGCCTGTGTAACTATGCCACACACGTGACGTACCACTTGCCCTCGCTCTTGTTCCTCGACACCTACGACGTCTCAAGCACGCAAATCAACGAAGTAGCCGAG TCCACTGTAATGAAGAAGATGATGTTTTACAACATGCGTGCACGCACCGCTCGGAGGAATCTGACAGAGACTCTTCTTCACCTTCTCAAGAAGAAAAACGCCTCGTTGGAGTCACCTAAGGAAAGCATTCGGTCACTCAATTACACCTTAAAAAAT CTTGAACGTTCTCTTTGTAAGAAGTCTTTCGAAGATGCATACAGTCACACGACGGAAGATTTAAGCACGAAAGGTGACAGCTGTGACCCCTCTGCCGAGCAAATACTGAGAAAGATTGAAGTACTACAGCAGAGACTGGCTATTTGGACCAGGAGGCTGCATGA aATAGAAAGCTGGCATCAACACCATCTGTCCCAAGCCACACAAATGATGGAGGACACAGTGCACTTTATGTCGACGGAGCTCCACAGTTTTGGAAATATTCGCCTGGAGGAAGGCAGCGCCACAGACCCATG GTTCACTTCCTGTCGTGACCTCCTGCTCTCTCGCTTTTCTCTCGCCGACTACATGAGTCACGGCATCACTGGCATCAGGATCAACAGAGTTGTCCGCATCCACAATAGCGGGCTGAGGCTTCGCTTTAAGGACAAACTTCATACTCTGCTGGCCAGGGAGGATTCAGTCACCTTGGCACA GAATTATAAGAGGCTGCTTGAGCACTTGTTCCACGTTAGCGACTCGCACCAAAAAGATGAGGACGTGTTGAGCATCGTCGAGGAAGGCTTCAAATCAGCAAAAGAATATAAG GCCCTCGGAAAAGAAGCAGCAGTGCCTTTATCCAACAGCCTGATTGTGAGCGAACAGCcaagaattgaatatttactgCGCCATGCTGAGCAAGCGTGTTCCAAGAGAAGAACAGATACAATCCCTTTCATATCCG GCAGAATTATCGTTTCCAAGGTGTTTCTGGGCCAGAGTGTGCCAATCACAGAGGGAGAACTGGTGCACAGAAGAACATATCCCCGCGCTTGCTCTGTATATCGCAGTGTGCACACCAAGCATCGAG aTGGAGTATACACTACCATTCCCAAAGGAAGGCAGTGGTTTGTCTTTGACAATGACCTCGTCTTGCCCGAGtacatgatttgttttgaaTATCTCACTGGA GGCAGTGAACAGCGTACATCACTAGACGACTGCATGGATGTCCTTGACCCTCCGACCTATGACACCTCACTGGACAAAGAAGCTGTCGACATGGAGCCGACACCGGACCCGCAGCCCATGTTGTTAAATTGGAATATGGAAGTTCTCCTAAATGTGTCCGGTGCCAGTGTCCTTAGTGACATCACT GTGCTCAACCTTCACAACAACAATCTGAGCAGCCTAAGGGAGATTTCGTCCCTCACGGCTCTGCGCCATCTCACCCTCAGCTTCAATGAGCTCACCAGCCTCAGTGACATCGCTCACATG CCCAGTCTTGAGATTTTAGATGCCAGCTTCAACCAGCTTGTGAGCCTTGAAAGTCTGCAGGGCTTAAAACAGCTCAAACATCTTGACGTTAGCTGGAACAAGTTGACCAACGTCAGCAAAGAGTCCACTGTGCTCAAAATACACACACCTGCCCTGCAAATACTGGAAACACAACACAACCCATGGACAAAG CCAGAGGAAGTCCGAATGACCATACTGAGTTTTGTGACGACTCTCACAAAACTGGACGACACACTGGTTACAGAGGAAGAAGTTGCGGATGCTGTTCGCAAGACTACTAGAACCATTATCAACCAG gaaattattattgtttgctcACATACCAAAAACGAACAGCCCCGTAGTCTCAGACTGATGTCAACAACTCAGCTCCTTTCTGAGCTCATCCTGCCACCCAGTGACCTCAGCCAAGACCTGCAGCCAGACTGGGCCTCCAAG ATAACCTCTCTGAACCTTGACAACCAGAAGATTTGTCAGATGAGCCATCTGGAGGCCCTTGTCAACCTGCGCTGGgcttcatttaataataattacatctGCGAAGTTGAAGGGCTAGACTGCTGCTCTAGTCTGGAAGAGCTCTCCctcaataacaacaacatcGGCACATTCAACG GTCTCTCAaatctgcagagtttgaacaAACTCAGCATGGATGGTAATCAGCTGTCCAGTCTGGACGCCTCTGTCCTCGACCAGCTACACAATTTGATCTTCCTGTCTGTGGAGAACAATCTCATCACTTCCCTGGATGGCATCCACAAATGCCATGCTCTTATGGAGCTCTACGCTGGCAACAATCACATTTCTGTGTCGAGAGATATCTACTATCTCAAG GTGTTGGAAAGCCTTATCATCTTGGATCTGTTTGGGAATCCGTTATCAGAGAACTTCAAGAACTATCGTATTTATGTGGTGTTCCACCTGCCGTCTCTGAAGGCCCTGGATGGACGTGCAGTC gatCCAGCTGAATATGAAAATGCAAAGGCTATGTTTGGAGGACGACTCACACCAGACTTGGTAGCAGAAAAATTGGGCCATTCAAACTACGCCAGCATCACCTACCTCACGCTGCACTCCTGCTCCATCAG gAGTGTGGACCTGTCTCCAACAGACCTGTTCTTCAACCTACACAGTATCAACTTAGACCACAACAACCTCACCTGCTTTTCAGGCCTAATCCACCTTCCTAATGTCAAA GTCTTGTGTTTAAACTATAACCGCGTCGAGTCCATCCTCCCGAGGCAGAAGACATTTCTAACAAACAGACAGATGTTACACAATAAAGTGCACTCCAGTGGCTACGGGCAACAAAGTTTATGCAAAGGGAGCAG GCCCCTTGCGCCGGCCATCATCCTGGAGCCTCTGATGAGCAGCCTGGAGGTGCTGCATTTAAGTTACAATGGCATCTCCAATATGGCCAATCTGGAGCTCAGCAGGCTCACCAATCTTAAGACGCTCTTCCTTCAAG GGAATGAGATCAGCCAGGTGGAAGGTTTGGAGGGTCTCCATCAGCTCAGGGAGTTGGTGTTAGACAGGAACCGGATAAGGGCCCTGTACGAGAACTCTTTCATCTCCCAGAATGTCCTGCTGGAACTGCACCTTACAGAGAATCGCATCCGGGAGCTGAACCATCTCTATCCGCTCGTGGAGCTCCGCAAGCTTTACCTCGCCATGAACAAGCTTCAG GACATCTCAGAGCTTGATAAACTTGAGGTTCTTCCCTCGCTGACGGAACTTTCTGTTGTTGGCAATCCG GTGGCTCGCAACTCTCTTCACAGGCCTGCAGTGATGCGCAGTCTGTCTCAGTTGCAGGTCCTGGATGGCATGACCGTTACCATGGAGGAGAGAACCAGAGCTGAAATTACAGACGCAACA GATTCTCTAATATGTGGAACAACAAGCAATCTAATCACCAATCCTGTGCCCAGAGTGTGGCTGAAGTGGACACACCGTGGTGACAATAGTGGAGAAACACAAGCA CAATGTGAGGAGTGCTGTGGAGTTTCCGGCCTTGAAACGAACCTGCCTGGACTGATGACCTACATGCCTGTCAAAGGAATGAGCATGACCGGACTACAGAGCCTCATTCACGGACACGACATGCTCCCGAGTAACAAGGATGAACCTCAAGTTCAGTACACCTCCAAGT ACAAGAAGTCCACAGAGAAAAATCCTTCAAATTTACATGCCGAGGTGACCTCCAGACACTCCcgaaaagcaaaaaacaactcGATAGCGCCGTGTCCTCTTCCCCATGGGAAATGA